Proteins encoded within one genomic window of Gambusia affinis linkage group LG09, SWU_Gaff_1.0, whole genome shotgun sequence:
- the LOC122837344 gene encoding protocadherin-1-like isoform X4, which translates to MLSGRDMVILRCELLSLLAVILMVSCNALPTDILYRVNEEQPPNTLIGSLAADQGLPDTGHLYKLEVGTPFLRVDGKTGDIYTTEIPIDRETLRDCQNQFDDKCYLEFEVSITDMVKGIGSGPRLIEGRIEVLDMNDNTPQFSSPILSLAIPENTHIGVLFSIPMATDKDSGSNGVAEYSLISGPDADQLFSLQVALDTDEKQPQLVVMGNLDREKKDSYDLTIRVVDGGDPPRGSSALLRVTVTDQNDNAPKFERNHYEAELPENSPLGHSVLQVRANDADTGANGEIDYSLHQASETVQRLLRIDRSTGIIYVKGLVDREETNFLKFFVVARDRGPNSKSSKVLVTIIVKDQNDNAPAIEIRGIGLVTHQDSVANISEDMPIGTPVALVQVSDRDEGENAVVTCVVAGDVPFQLRPASESANDRKRKYFLQTTTLLDYERIKDYRIEIVAVDSGNPALSSTNSLKVQVTDVNDNTPTFSPALLEVFFPEGNQPGDRVLDILATDADSGINAEMIYSIIESSANRLFEVDANTGEVRVKNTLDREEVERYEFHIAAADKGLPSKTGTATVVINVLDRNDNEPKFMLNGYSFSVIENMLPLNPVGVVTVTDADKGENSRVTLFVEPDNGKFVIQNGTGTILSSISFDREKESTYTFRLKAVDGGEPPRSSYVGVTINVLDENDNAPYVTKPSNSSYTYLTPVTPPETRVEVVEAEDIDAGLNAELYYSITGGNPYGLFQISSTSGEITLAQAFSGKHNGLHRLVVKVSDRGKPARHTTALVHVFVNETKSNVSLIEALVGHSLYTPLDRDIAGDPNYAYSQQTNILYAVLAGVAVVILVIVAVVVIRHHLQKDTKSGYQAGKKESKDLYAPKQGPKNGKGKKSKKPRAPKPTKPLEEDEEASLQKGLKFNLINDVNDSPRIHLPLNYPPGSPDLGRHYRSNSPLPSIQLQPQSPSASKKHQAVQDLPATNTFVGTGDNNSTGSDQYSDYSYKANPPKYNNKQLPHRRVTFSTSNQAQDLQDASQHSYYDSGLEESETPSSKSSSGPRIGPLALPEDHYERTTPDGSIGEMEHPENENPQISPQ; encoded by the exons ATGTTGTCCGGCAGAGACATGGTGATCCTGAGGTGCGAGCTACTGTCCCTCTTGGCCGTCATCCTGATGGTCTCCTGCAATGCTCTGCCTACAGATATTCTGTATCGGGTTAATGAGGAACAGCCACCCAACACGTTGATTGGCAGCCTGGCCGCAGACCAAGGCCTTCCAGACACTGGACATCTGTACAAGCTGGAGGTGGGCACCCCTTTCCTGAGGGTGGATGGCAAAACTGGGGACATCTACACCACAGAGATTCCTATTGACCGTGAGACACTGAGAGACTGCCAAAACCAGTTTGACGACAAATGCTACCTGGAATTTGAGGTGTCCATCACAGACATGGTGAAAGGGATTGGCTCAGGGCCACGGCTGATCGAAGGTCGCATTGAAGTGCTGGATATGAATGACAACACGCCGCAGTTCTCTTCACCCATCCTCTCCCTAGCAATTCcagaaaatacacacattgGTGTACTCTTCTCCATCCCAATGGCCACAGACAAGGACTCTGGTTCCAACGGCGTGGCTGAGTACTCTCTGATTTCCGGACCGGATGCTGATCAACTCTTCAGTCTGCAGGTCGCTTTGGACACGGATGAGAAGCAGCCACAGCTGGTTGTCATGGGCAACCTGGATCGTGAGAAGAAAGACTCGTATGATCTGACTATTCGGGTTGTAGATGGAGGTGATCCACCAAGGGGGAGCAGCGCTTTACTGCGAGTCACCGTGACCGATCAGAATGACAATGCTCCAAAGTTTGAGAGAAATCACTATGAGGCCGAACTGCCAGAGAACAGCCCACTGGGACACTCTGTCTTGCAG gtTCGAGCCAATGACGCAGACACTGGTGCCAATGGAGAGATAGATTACAGCCTACATCAAGCATCCGAGACTGTCCAGAGGCTTCTGCGCATTGACCGCTCCACTGGCATCATTTACGTCAAAGGCCTGGTagacagagaagaaacaaaTTTTCTCAAGTTCTTTGTGGTTGCCAGAGACCGTGGGCCTAATTCCAAGAGTTCCAAAGTTCTAGTGACCATCATTGtcaaggaccaaaatgacaacgCACCAGCAATAGAGATTCGTGGTATTGGGTTGGTCACCCACCAGGACAGTGTGGCAAACATCTCTGAGGACATGCCGATCGGTACCCCAGTAGCACTAGTCCAAGTGTCTGACCGTGACGAGGGAGAAAACGCTGTGGTGACATGTGTGGTTGCAGGTGACGTCCCTTTTCAACTCCGACCTGCTAGCGAGTCAGCCAATGATCGAAAGAGAAAATACTTCCTGCAGACAACTACTCTGCTGGACTATGAACGTATTAAAGATTACCGAATTGAAATAGTTGCTGTGGATTCTGGTAACCCAGCTCTGTCAAGCACCAATTCTCTTAAGGTCCAGGTCACAGATGTGAATGACAACACGCCAACATTTTCTCCAGCTTTGCTTGAAGTGTTCTTTCCTGAGGGCAACCAGCCAGGTGACAGAGTGCTAGATATTTTGGCCACAGATGCAGATAGTGGTATAAATGCAGAGATGATTTACAGCATCATTGAGTCTTCTGCTAACAGGCTTTTTGAGGTTGATGCCAATACGGGAGAGGTTCGTGTGAAAAACACACTGGATCGAGAGGAAGTTGAGCGCTATGAGTTCCATATCGCTGCAGCCGACAAGGGTCTTCCAAGTAAAACTGGAACTGCTACAGTTGTTATAAATGTTCTAGACCGCAATGACAATGAACCCAAATTCATGTTAAACGgatacagtttttctgtaattgaaAACATGCTCCCACTAAATCCTGTTGGTGTAGTGACTGTGACTGATGCTGATAAGGGGGAGAACTCAAGAGTGACACTGTTTGTAGAACCAGATAATGGCAAGTTTGTAATTCAAAATGGCACCGGAACAATCCTGTCAAGCATTTCTTTTGACCGTGAAAAGGAAAGCACCTACACCTTCCGTCTGAAGGCTGTGGATGGTGGTGAACCACCTCGATCTTCCTACGTTGGTGTGACCATCAATGTCCTGGATGAGAATGATAATGCCCCCTATGTCACCAAACCATCAAACTCCTCCTACACTTATCTGACACCTGTCACACCTCCAGAAACAAGAGTGGAAGTGGTTGAGGCTGAGGACATTGATGCTGGGCTCAATGCAGAGCTGTATTATTCAATCACTGGAGGAAATCCTTATGGCCTTTTTCAAATCTCGTCCACCAGTGGGGAAATCACACTGGCACAAGCATTCTCTGGCAAGCACAATGGACTTCACCGGCTTGTCGTGAAGGTCAGTGATCGAGGCAAACCTGCTCGCCACACCACAGCCTTAGTTCACGTGTTTGTAAATGAAACCAAATCTAATGTGTCCCTTATTGAGGCACTTGTGGGTCACAGTCTTTACACACCTCTGGACAGAGACATAGCAGGAGACCCTAACTATGCCTACAGTCAGCAAACCAACATTTTATATGCAGTCCTTGCAGGTGTTGCTGTTGTTATTTTGGTCATTGTAGCTGTGGTGGTCATCAGACACCATCTGCAGAAAGATACTAAAAGCGGTTACCAAGCTGGCAAAAAGGAGAGCAAAGATCTTTATGCTCCCAAGCAGGGGCCCAAAAATGGCAAaggaaaaaagagcaaaaagccCAGAGCTCCAAAACCCACCAAACCActggaagaggatgaggaggcgAGTCTGCAGAAAGGTCTGAAGTTCAACCTTATTAACGACGTTAATGACAGTCCCAGAATCCATCTGCCCCTTAACTATCCACCGGGAAGCCCCGACCTGGGCCGTCACTATAGGTCCAACTCTCCTTTGCCATCTATCCAACTGCAACCACAGTCACCCTCTGCCTCCAAGAAACACCAGGCTGTTCAGGACCTCCCTGCAACCAACACCTTCGTAGGGACGGGCGACAACAACTCCACGGGCTCGGATCAATATTCGGATTACAGCTACAAGGCCAACCCACCtaaatacaacaacaaacag